A window of Shewanella mesophila contains these coding sequences:
- a CDS encoding chromosome segregation protein SMC yields the protein MRLKQIKLAGFKSFVDVTKIPFNQPLTAIIGPNGCGKSNVIDAVRWVLGESSAKNLRGDSMADVIFNGSSARRPVSVASVELSFDNQDGRLAGQYASYQEIAVKRQVSRDGDSSYFLNGQKCRRKDITDLFMGTGLGPRSYAIIEQGTISRLIESKPQELRVFIEEAAGISRYKERRRETENRIRHTRENLERLGDIRQELGRQIDKLAEQAQAAKQYRELKQTERRQDAELNVSRLLELQGQLEKLSGEIAAQELKKSELDAANQSLQVEATQLKLKLDELDQEEHSQVEAFYINATQIAKLEQSLKHRQQQDAHLNERLSTTQQKLALTRAQLLALDVGSKALDERYQDAVSQQQAAKQAIEIVDEQVNEAQLSLELQSERLTQVKQALHQHQLQFQVAQSEHKHLTSNLAQKSHQKSALQSQMSKFSAVDGETTLQLQQIQWDNLIAQSEQLTLSNQQKSQQLNSLEQQDKRLQQQIDALSQSLAEERGRFNIVERLLPHMEETDSRALWQMLEVEPGWEVAVDLALDGVLTQKVDVDESQVGFTPYTTKQWQGVRAPVNLAPWLEHLRWATDLPSAKTMLANIAPYERIVTADGYLLGHGFLLQKSEQSSALVQLKMEKEALVASIANSEESLGLLREQSQLIAQQLIECRSLSQQGATQLQGTQLELERIRTQVDATKERISHAQEQQGHIKEQLEALAESALIDEQRLQSIGERLAEDQQQAHELQKQTETASVNYNESSALTKRLRSQRDDRVAELNKHQTLLQSLNTEIALNQQQSGQYQQRIQELTASLEALGQQLDGSHQADDESSSQMQQQLTSALNMQQQKQQSLDKLRARQAELQTQLDQIVSKQKQQLAKIEHLIQAISALSLRREGIKGQADSQHALLVEHEIDVQSVKSELDPSLSLGSRQKALERTRSRIEHLGAINLAAIEEFEQQSERKHYLDSQDADLTKALNSLEEAIRKIDKETKTRFKETFDKVNQDLGVLFPKVFGGGSAHLALTDDDLLETGVTIMARPPGKKNSTIHLLSGGEKALTALSLVFAIFRLNPAPFCMLDEVDAPLDDANVDRFCRLVKEMSQSVQFVYISHNKITMELADQLIGVTMHEPGVSRIVAVDIDEAVALADAG from the coding sequence ATGAGACTCAAACAGATAAAACTTGCTGGATTTAAGTCGTTTGTCGATGTTACTAAAATCCCTTTTAATCAACCATTAACCGCCATTATTGGTCCAAACGGCTGTGGTAAATCCAATGTGATTGATGCCGTGCGTTGGGTGCTTGGTGAAAGCTCAGCCAAAAACCTCCGTGGTGATTCGATGGCCGATGTTATTTTTAATGGCTCATCGGCCCGCAGACCCGTGTCAGTTGCCAGTGTTGAGCTCTCTTTCGACAACCAAGATGGTCGGTTAGCCGGGCAATACGCTAGCTATCAAGAGATCGCGGTTAAGCGTCAAGTGAGTCGCGATGGTGATTCCTCCTATTTTCTCAACGGCCAGAAATGTCGCCGTAAAGATATTACCGATCTGTTTATGGGCACAGGTCTTGGTCCTCGTAGTTATGCGATTATCGAGCAGGGGACGATTTCTCGTCTGATCGAATCTAAACCCCAGGAGCTGAGGGTCTTTATCGAGGAGGCGGCTGGCATCTCTCGCTACAAGGAGCGCCGCCGAGAAACCGAAAACCGCATTCGCCATACCCGAGAAAACCTCGAGCGTTTAGGTGATATTCGCCAAGAGCTAGGACGACAAATCGATAAGCTTGCCGAGCAGGCGCAGGCGGCCAAACAGTATCGAGAATTAAAGCAGACTGAACGTCGTCAGGACGCTGAGCTCAATGTGTCTCGCTTGCTTGAGTTACAGGGACAATTAGAGAAGCTCAGTGGAGAAATTGCCGCACAAGAACTGAAAAAAAGTGAACTCGATGCAGCCAATCAATCACTGCAAGTCGAGGCCACTCAGCTTAAGCTTAAACTCGATGAACTCGATCAAGAAGAACATAGCCAAGTCGAAGCGTTTTATATCAATGCCACTCAAATAGCCAAACTTGAACAGTCGCTAAAACATCGCCAGCAGCAAGATGCCCATTTAAATGAGCGATTATCGACAACCCAACAAAAGTTGGCGTTAACTCGTGCTCAGTTGCTGGCGCTCGATGTGGGATCAAAAGCACTCGATGAGCGTTATCAGGATGCAGTGTCTCAGCAGCAAGCGGCCAAGCAAGCTATAGAGATTGTCGACGAGCAGGTTAACGAGGCGCAGTTGAGTCTAGAGCTACAAAGTGAACGCTTAACTCAGGTGAAACAGGCGCTGCATCAGCATCAATTACAATTTCAAGTTGCCCAGTCTGAACATAAACATTTAACCAGTAATCTTGCTCAAAAATCACATCAGAAATCGGCATTACAGAGCCAAATGAGTAAATTTAGCGCTGTTGATGGCGAGACAACACTGCAATTGCAACAGATCCAATGGGATAACTTAATCGCGCAAAGTGAGCAGTTAACACTCAGTAATCAGCAGAAGAGTCAGCAACTCAATAGTTTAGAGCAACAAGATAAGCGCTTGCAGCAGCAAATTGATGCCCTATCGCAATCGCTAGCGGAAGAGCGGGGGCGCTTTAATATTGTGGAGCGACTACTCCCCCATATGGAGGAGACTGATAGCCGAGCATTATGGCAAATGCTCGAGGTTGAGCCCGGCTGGGAAGTTGCGGTTGACTTGGCGCTCGATGGTGTCTTGACGCAAAAGGTGGATGTCGACGAGTCACAAGTTGGCTTCACCCCATATACCACTAAGCAGTGGCAAGGAGTACGTGCTCCAGTTAACTTAGCGCCTTGGCTTGAGCATCTGCGCTGGGCGACCGATCTCCCCAGTGCTAAGACAATGTTAGCAAACATAGCGCCTTATGAGCGCATCGTTACTGCCGATGGCTATCTGCTTGGTCACGGTTTTTTATTGCAAAAGAGCGAGCAAAGTAGTGCATTAGTCCAGCTAAAAATGGAAAAAGAGGCCTTAGTCGCCAGTATTGCTAATAGCGAGGAGAGTCTTGGGCTTTTACGTGAACAATCCCAGCTTATTGCTCAGCAGCTCATCGAATGCCGCAGCTTAAGTCAGCAAGGTGCCACTCAGCTACAAGGCACTCAGCTAGAGCTTGAGCGCATTAGGACACAAGTTGATGCGACCAAAGAACGTATTAGCCATGCGCAAGAGCAACAAGGGCATATCAAGGAGCAACTAGAGGCGCTGGCCGAAAGTGCGTTGATTGATGAACAGAGATTGCAGAGCATTGGGGAGCGTTTAGCCGAAGATCAACAACAAGCTCATGAGCTGCAAAAGCAAACGGAAACGGCATCAGTTAATTACAACGAAAGTAGTGCATTAACCAAGCGACTTAGATCCCAGCGTGATGATAGAGTGGCCGAGCTTAATAAGCATCAAACTTTGCTTCAGTCGCTTAATACAGAGATAGCCCTTAACCAGCAGCAATCGGGTCAATATCAACAGCGAATCCAAGAGTTAACCGCGAGTCTAGAGGCGCTTGGGCAGCAACTCGACGGCAGTCATCAAGCCGATGACGAATCATCATCTCAGATGCAGCAGCAATTGACCTCCGCGCTCAATATGCAGCAGCAAAAGCAGCAATCACTCGACAAATTACGCGCACGACAAGCCGAGTTGCAAACTCAACTAGATCAAATAGTATCGAAACAAAAACAACAGCTTGCAAAGATAGAACACTTGATTCAAGCTATTAGTGCATTGTCCTTACGTCGTGAGGGGATTAAAGGTCAGGCCGATAGCCAACATGCATTATTGGTTGAGCATGAAATTGATGTGCAAAGTGTTAAGAGTGAGTTAGATCCAAGTTTGTCCTTAGGTTCGAGGCAGAAAGCATTAGAGCGCACTCGTTCACGCATCGAACACTTAGGTGCGATTAATTTAGCGGCGATCGAAGAGTTTGAGCAGCAGAGCGAACGTAAGCACTATCTCGATAGCCAAGATGCCGATTTGACCAAGGCGCTAAATAGCTTAGAAGAAGCGATTCGCAAGATAGATAAAGAGACCAAAACCCGTTTTAAAGAGACCTTCGATAAGGTTAACCAAGACTTAGGCGTGCTGTTTCCCAAAGTCTTTGGCGGGGGGAGTGCGCATTTGGCGTTGACCGATGATGATCTGCTCGAGACAGGCGTGACCATCATGGCCAGACCGCCAGGTAAAAAGAATAGTACGATCCACCTGCTTTCGGGTGGAGAAAAAGCATTAACCGCTTTATCATTGGTTTTTGCTATTTTTAGACTCAATCCAGCACCTTTTTGTATGCTTGATGAGGTCGATGCACCGCTTGACGATGCCAATGTGGATAGATTTTGCCGCTTGGTAAAAGAGATGTCTCAAAGTGTGCAATTTGTTTATATTAGTCACAATAAGATCACCATGGAATTGGCTGATCAACTGATTGGTGTCACTATGCATGAACCTGGGGTTTCGCGTATAGTGGCCGTAGATATTGATGAGGCGGTGGCGTTAGCCGACGCAGGATAA
- the zipA gene encoding cell division protein ZipA: MENLQLVLFVLGAIAIIAVLVHGFWSIRRQQPKPLKETPMAGLYKEQNRDRDGFDADGIGAVRVRKLNTEELDSSTEIAPEQADQSMSAVTPSSANFAGERQFSLSDEPKQKAPRQRQEPTLSGSANDELEQMELGLGQAPAQPSLFEDPVCSRKPEKVKPKPAPQEAAKPAPDVVEAQIAQAEAELSVEPQPEIEEVKEQPLGDPQDVLVLHVVAEEGGELNGAELLPSLLTLHFKFGDMDIFHRHEDNAGTGKVLFSLANMVKPGVFNPDEMEQFTTQGIVLFMTLPCYGDALMNFSNMLNSAHQLADDLGGVLLDGARSPWDEQKKQSYLQRIRAQA, translated from the coding sequence ATGGAAAATTTGCAACTGGTATTGTTCGTGTTAGGAGCGATAGCCATTATCGCGGTACTTGTGCATGGTTTTTGGTCCATTAGAAGGCAGCAGCCTAAGCCGCTAAAAGAAACGCCGATGGCTGGACTCTATAAAGAGCAAAATAGAGATCGTGATGGCTTCGACGCTGACGGTATCGGTGCCGTTCGAGTGCGTAAGCTTAATACTGAAGAGCTTGACTCTTCGACTGAGATTGCGCCAGAGCAAGCTGATCAAAGTATGTCGGCTGTGACGCCCTCATCTGCCAATTTTGCTGGCGAACGTCAGTTCTCTTTATCAGATGAACCTAAGCAGAAAGCCCCCCGTCAACGCCAAGAGCCTACACTCTCTGGGAGTGCCAATGACGAACTAGAACAGATGGAGTTAGGTTTAGGTCAAGCACCTGCTCAGCCTTCGCTGTTTGAAGATCCTGTTTGTTCGCGTAAACCAGAGAAGGTGAAACCAAAGCCTGCTCCTCAAGAAGCCGCCAAGCCAGCGCCAGATGTGGTGGAAGCTCAAATCGCACAGGCTGAAGCCGAGCTGAGTGTCGAGCCACAACCTGAGATTGAAGAGGTTAAAGAGCAGCCTTTGGGCGACCCACAAGATGTATTAGTATTGCATGTGGTAGCAGAAGAGGGCGGTGAATTAAACGGTGCTGAGCTGTTGCCGAGTCTACTGACGTTACACTTTAAGTTTGGCGACATGGATATATTTCATCGTCATGAAGACAACGCAGGAACGGGTAAGGTTCTGTTCTCATTAGCTAACATGGTTAAGCCTGGGGTGTTTAATCCCGACGAAATGGAACAGTTCACCACTCAAGGTATCGTGTTATTTATGACATTACCCTGCTACGGCGATGCGCTAATGAACTTCTCCAATATGCTTAATTCGGCACATCAGCTTGCCGATGATTTAGGCGGCGTATTACTCGATGGCGCTCGTTCCCCTTGGGATGAGCAGAAAAAGCAGTCTTACCTGCAACGCATCCGCGCCCAAGCATAA
- the ligA gene encoding NAD-dependent DNA ligase LigA, protein MQAIQQEIQQLTNEINQHNYRYYVDDAPSVPDAEYDRLMRRLQALEAQYPELALADSPTKRVGGEALAKFEQVTHLKPMLSLDNVFSEEEFNAFHKRVSDKTTASPQFCCEPKLDGLAVSILYRDGQFERAATRGDGAVGEDITENVRTIKSIPLSLRGDNYPPLLEVRGEVFMPKAAFEAVNDKARQKGEKLFVNPRNAAAGSLRQLDSKITASRSLAFYAYALGVVEPESWSLAPSHYDQLMQLKSWGFPVSSEVKVCDNIPAVLAYYQDILERRAALAYEIDGVVLKVNDISQQKTLGFVARAPRWATAYKFPAQEEITLLEGVDFQVGRTGAVTPVARLKPVFVGGVTVSNATLHNADEIARLGVQIGDSVIIRRAGDVIPQIVAVVADKRPNDAQPILFPTACPVCGSDVERIEGEAVARCSGGLFCEAQRKEAIKHFASRKALNIDGMGDKVVEQMIDKELIESPADLFKVTASALTMLERMGLKSANNLVAAIEDAKQTTFARFLYSLGIREVGEATAANLANYFKTLDRLIQADAEDFIKVDDVGVIVAQHLVHFFAQPHNLEVVEGLINAGVHWPAIEEVAEEALSLKGQTWVLTGTLTQLNRNDAKAQLQALGAKVAGSVSKNTDCVVAGEAAGSKLTKAQELGVKVIDEAQLLALLNG, encoded by the coding sequence ATGCAAGCTATACAGCAAGAGATACAACAACTTACTAATGAAATTAACCAACATAACTATCGTTATTATGTTGATGATGCGCCATCGGTTCCAGATGCCGAGTACGATAGATTAATGCGCCGTTTGCAAGCATTAGAAGCCCAGTATCCCGAGCTAGCGTTGGCCGACTCGCCAACCAAGAGAGTCGGTGGTGAGGCCTTAGCTAAATTTGAACAAGTCACTCACCTCAAGCCAATGCTGAGTTTAGATAATGTCTTTAGTGAAGAGGAGTTTAACGCTTTTCATAAACGGGTTAGTGATAAGACCACCGCATCGCCTCAGTTTTGCTGCGAACCTAAGCTCGATGGTTTAGCCGTGAGTATTTTATATCGTGATGGTCAGTTTGAGCGCGCGGCTACTCGGGGGGATGGCGCGGTAGGTGAAGATATTACTGAGAACGTGCGCACCATAAAATCGATCCCACTGAGCCTGCGAGGCGATAATTATCCACCGTTACTCGAAGTTCGTGGTGAAGTGTTTATGCCTAAGGCGGCATTTGAGGCGGTCAATGATAAAGCCCGCCAAAAGGGTGAAAAATTATTTGTTAATCCGCGTAATGCAGCAGCAGGGAGTTTGCGTCAGCTCGATAGTAAGATCACCGCGAGCCGTTCGCTGGCATTTTATGCCTATGCCCTTGGCGTGGTCGAGCCGGAGTCTTGGTCGTTAGCTCCAAGCCATTATGATCAGTTGATGCAACTAAAAAGTTGGGGCTTTCCCGTCAGCAGCGAGGTGAAGGTTTGTGACAATATTCCCGCCGTACTCGCATATTATCAAGATATTCTCGAGCGCAGAGCAGCCCTTGCATATGAAATCGATGGCGTCGTGCTGAAAGTAAATGATATTAGCCAGCAGAAAACCTTAGGTTTTGTCGCCAGAGCACCGCGCTGGGCGACCGCCTATAAGTTTCCTGCACAAGAAGAGATAACACTGCTAGAAGGGGTCGATTTTCAGGTTGGGCGTACTGGCGCTGTGACGCCAGTTGCCCGTTTAAAACCGGTATTTGTTGGTGGTGTAACCGTCTCTAATGCGACCCTACACAACGCCGATGAGATAGCGCGTCTTGGGGTACAAATTGGTGACAGCGTGATCATTCGCCGCGCAGGCGATGTAATTCCCCAAATTGTTGCCGTCGTAGCCGATAAACGTCCCAATGATGCTCAGCCTATTCTCTTCCCTACGGCTTGTCCTGTTTGTGGTAGTGATGTTGAGCGTATCGAAGGTGAAGCCGTCGCGCGATGCAGCGGCGGTCTATTTTGTGAGGCTCAACGTAAAGAGGCGATAAAACATTTTGCTTCTCGCAAGGCGCTGAACATCGATGGTATGGGCGATAAAGTTGTCGAGCAGATGATCGACAAAGAGCTAATCGAAAGCCCCGCCGATCTGTTTAAGGTCACCGCGTCTGCACTCACCATGTTAGAGCGTATGGGGCTTAAATCGGCTAACAATTTGGTTGCCGCGATTGAAGATGCCAAGCAAACGACCTTTGCGCGCTTCTTGTATTCACTGGGGATCCGCGAAGTGGGTGAGGCGACCGCAGCCAATTTGGCAAATTACTTTAAAACCTTAGATAGACTGATACAGGCCGATGCCGAAGACTTTATCAAGGTTGATGATGTAGGTGTGATTGTTGCCCAGCATTTAGTGCACTTCTTTGCGCAGCCCCATAATCTTGAAGTGGTCGAGGGTTTGATTAACGCTGGAGTCCATTGGCCAGCTATCGAAGAGGTCGCTGAAGAGGCCCTGTCTCTTAAAGGCCAGACTTGGGTATTAACTGGCACCTTAACTCAGCTAAATCGTAATGATGCCAAGGCGCAGTTGCAGGCCTTAGGCGCCAAGGTGGCAGGTAGTGTATCGAAAAACACCGACTGCGTGGTGGCAGGTGAGGCAGCAGGGTCAAAATTGACTAAGGCGCAAGAACTTGGCGTTAAGGTTATCGATGAAGCACAACTATTAGCGCTTCTCAATGGTTAA